A genomic region of Luteibacter aegosomatissinici contains the following coding sequences:
- a CDS encoding GTP-binding protein, translated as MANGWRDRLRGLTGRLRRGTPGVPAAVVHGGGAVGASLRGLLDDPTIPADVRTAMASDFRRVEEMLERIEREELHVAVFGRVSAGKSALGNALLGRDAFAMGVLHGTTTEADAVRLDEAAHAGLVLIDTPGINELGGEAREKLAYDVAEVSDLIVFVADGDLTRDERDALHTLAATSRPLLLVLNKADRYNDEERDGLVERLREHASGLVRREDVLAVAARPAPRRVVEVDARGDERTVSEPIPPDVAALKQRLVAIAEREGKALAAIHAGLFAGKLTDQVSARIAVARREVASGVIRQYCIAKAVAVALNPVPVADLLLAGGLDAAMVVQLSRVYGLPLTRAESGRLVAVISTQLAALMGAVWGVQLVASALKGLSGGLSVVVTAAAQGALGWYATVLIGRAAERYLVAGKSWGEYGAKRAVADVVASLDRDSILREAREEILRRLRK; from the coding sequence GTGGCAAACGGTTGGCGCGATCGCCTGCGCGGCCTCACCGGCCGCCTCCGCCGCGGTACGCCAGGCGTACCCGCGGCCGTGGTGCACGGCGGTGGTGCGGTGGGCGCCAGCTTGCGCGGCTTGCTGGATGACCCGACCATCCCGGCCGATGTACGGACGGCCATGGCGTCCGATTTCCGCCGCGTCGAGGAAATGCTGGAGCGGATTGAGCGCGAGGAACTGCACGTGGCCGTCTTCGGCCGTGTTTCCGCGGGAAAATCCGCTCTTGGCAATGCGCTGCTCGGCCGCGACGCCTTTGCGATGGGCGTGCTGCATGGCACGACGACGGAGGCCGATGCGGTACGGCTGGATGAGGCGGCGCACGCGGGGCTGGTGCTGATCGATACGCCCGGCATCAACGAGCTCGGCGGCGAAGCGCGGGAGAAGCTCGCCTACGACGTCGCGGAGGTCAGCGACCTCATCGTGTTCGTGGCGGATGGCGACCTGACCCGCGACGAACGCGATGCGTTGCATACGTTGGCCGCGACCTCCCGCCCCCTGCTTCTCGTGCTGAACAAGGCCGATCGTTACAACGATGAAGAACGCGATGGCCTGGTGGAGCGGCTGCGCGAGCACGCATCAGGCCTGGTGCGCCGGGAGGATGTGCTCGCCGTCGCTGCGCGACCGGCCCCGCGCCGGGTGGTTGAAGTCGATGCACGGGGCGATGAGCGCACCGTAAGCGAGCCCATCCCACCGGATGTCGCCGCCCTGAAGCAACGCCTTGTTGCGATCGCCGAACGCGAAGGCAAGGCGCTGGCGGCCATCCACGCCGGATTGTTCGCCGGAAAACTCACCGACCAGGTCTCGGCGCGCATAGCCGTTGCGCGGCGTGAGGTCGCGTCTGGCGTGATTCGCCAGTACTGCATCGCCAAGGCCGTGGCCGTCGCGTTGAATCCCGTGCCCGTCGCGGACCTTCTGCTGGCCGGTGGCCTGGATGCCGCGATGGTCGTGCAGCTGAGCCGTGTCTACGGCCTGCCGCTGACGCGGGCGGAATCCGGGCGCCTGGTCGCCGTGATCAGTACCCAGCTCGCCGCGTTGATGGGCGCGGTATGGGGCGTGCAATTGGTCGCCTCCGCGCTGAAGGGGCTCAGCGGTGGCCTGTCGGTGGTCGTCACCGCCGCCGCGCAGGGCGCGCTGGGCTGGTATGCCACGGTGCTGATCGGCCGCGCGGCAGAACGCTATCTCGTGGCCGGCAAGTCGTGGGGTGAGTACGGCGCCAAGCGCGCCGTCGCCGATGTCGTCGCCAGCCTCGATCGCGATTCAATCCTGCGCGAGGCCCGTGAAGAAATTCTCCGCCGCCTGCGCAAATAG
- a CDS encoding cytochrome b translates to MPVRSEPTRWSTIAKTFHWLMALLILGNGAFAFWMDGLKPSLNKINMFALHKSIGLTVLALFVLRLAWRMADKRPPDVPAPRWQAIAAHVVHGFLYLLIVAIPLSGWAFNSAHGFPLQYFKQFNLPALVEKNEALSNTLGTVHVYLFWLLLLVLVAHVGGALKHHFIDRDDTLRRMLPFGRAKRNSPTPPGDTP, encoded by the coding sequence ATGCCCGTGCGCAGTGAACCCACCCGCTGGAGCACTATCGCCAAGACATTCCACTGGCTGATGGCGCTGCTGATCCTGGGCAATGGCGCTTTCGCGTTCTGGATGGATGGCCTGAAGCCGTCACTCAACAAGATCAACATGTTCGCCCTGCACAAGTCGATCGGCCTGACCGTGCTCGCGCTGTTCGTGCTGCGCCTGGCCTGGCGCATGGCGGACAAGCGACCGCCGGATGTGCCGGCGCCGCGCTGGCAGGCGATTGCCGCGCACGTCGTCCACGGGTTCCTTTACCTGCTGATCGTCGCCATCCCGCTGAGCGGCTGGGCGTTCAATTCCGCACATGGCTTCCCGCTGCAGTACTTCAAGCAGTTCAACCTGCCGGCACTGGTGGAAAAGAACGAAGCGCTTTCCAATACGCTCGGTACGGTGCACGTGTATCTGTTCTGGCTGTTGTTGCTGGTGCTGGTCGCCCATGTAGGTGGCGCGCTGAAGCACCACTTCATCGACCGTGATGACACCCTCCGCCGCATGCTGCCGTTCGGCCGCGCGAAACGGAACTCCCCCACCCCTCCCGGAGATACGCCATGA
- a CDS encoding glutaredoxin family protein → MYAFTLFQRDDCHLCDQALDVLARARFPDFAPVWIDDDDTLEARYGARVPVLRRSDGVELDWPFDEAAVRGLAG, encoded by the coding sequence ATGTACGCGTTCACCTTGTTCCAGCGTGATGATTGCCACCTGTGCGACCAGGCCCTGGATGTGCTGGCGCGGGCGCGGTTTCCGGACTTCGCCCCGGTGTGGATCGATGACGATGACACGCTGGAAGCCCGGTACGGTGCGCGCGTTCCCGTGTTGCGGCGCAGCGACGGGGTGGAGCTGGATTGGCCGTTTGATGAGGCGGCGGTCCGCGGGCTGGCGGGGTGA
- a CDS encoding YceI family protein translates to MILFPRRLSALAFALALPFAASAADYKVGPGSTLGFSGKFQGQQFDGSFGKFDAAISYDPANLATAKFDVTVDVATAKTGDGDRDNALPTADFFDTSKFPKAHYVTTGFTKDAKGDIVANGNLTLHGVTKPVQLKVVFNPAAGGARLSVTGTLKRLDFGVGSGEYKDTGTIADEVLVNGTLNLLPK, encoded by the coding sequence ATGATCCTGTTCCCCCGCCGCCTGTCCGCTCTGGCTTTTGCGCTCGCCCTGCCCTTCGCCGCTTCGGCCGCGGATTACAAGGTGGGCCCGGGGAGCACGCTGGGCTTCAGCGGCAAGTTCCAGGGCCAGCAATTCGATGGTTCCTTCGGCAAGTTCGATGCGGCGATCAGCTATGACCCGGCGAACCTGGCGACGGCAAAATTTGATGTGACGGTGGATGTGGCGACGGCGAAGACCGGTGACGGCGACCGCGATAACGCACTGCCGACGGCCGATTTCTTCGACACCTCCAAGTTCCCGAAGGCACATTACGTGACCACGGGTTTCACGAAGGATGCGAAGGGCGACATCGTGGCCAACGGCAACCTCACCCTGCATGGTGTCACCAAGCCGGTGCAGCTGAAGGTCGTGTTCAATCCCGCGGCCGGCGGCGCCCGCCTCTCGGTCACCGGCACGCTGAAGCGCCTTGATTTCGGCGTCGGCAGTGGCGAATACAAGGACACGGGCACGATTGCCGACGAGGTGCTCGTCAATGGCACGCTGAACCTGCTGCCGAAGTAA
- the metB gene encoding cystathionine gamma-synthase: MTRETRLCTRAVRAGIESDTQHGAVVPPLHLSTNYAFEGFGRKRAYDYSRSGNPTRDLLAEALTELEEGAGAVVTNTGMSAVALALELVPAGGLVIASHDCYGGTWRLLDAWAKKGRFSVRFVNFNDPTALAEGLAAKPALVWIETPSNPLLRITDVRHVSQAAHAVGALVLVDNTFLSPALQQPLKLGADVVLHSTTKYINGHSDVVGGAVIAADQAVAEQLKWWGNCNGQTGSPFDSFLTLRGVRTLAVRLRAHEENARRIADRLEGHDAVERIYYPGLASHAGHALAARQQKGFGAMLSFELRGGDDAIEAFVDGIQYFSLAESLGGVESLVAHPATMTHAAMAPEARRTAGIADNLLRLSIGIEDGDDLIDDLEAALARASAVANITSKRKVGA; encoded by the coding sequence ATGACCCGTGAAACCCGCCTGTGTACCCGCGCCGTCCGCGCCGGCATTGAATCCGATACCCAGCATGGCGCCGTCGTACCGCCGCTGCACCTCTCCACGAACTATGCGTTCGAAGGATTCGGCCGCAAGCGTGCCTACGACTACTCGCGCAGCGGTAACCCCACGCGCGATCTGCTCGCCGAAGCGCTGACCGAGCTGGAAGAGGGCGCTGGTGCGGTCGTGACGAACACGGGCATGTCGGCGGTGGCGCTGGCGCTTGAACTGGTGCCAGCGGGCGGTCTGGTCATCGCATCGCACGATTGCTACGGCGGTACGTGGCGCCTGCTCGATGCCTGGGCGAAGAAGGGGCGCTTCAGCGTGCGCTTCGTCAACTTCAACGACCCGACGGCACTGGCCGAAGGCCTGGCGGCGAAGCCTGCGCTGGTCTGGATCGAAACGCCGTCGAACCCGCTGCTGCGTATCACCGATGTGCGCCATGTCTCGCAGGCCGCGCACGCTGTTGGCGCACTGGTGCTGGTCGATAACACGTTCCTGTCCCCTGCGCTGCAGCAGCCGTTGAAACTGGGCGCTGACGTGGTGCTGCATTCGACCACGAAGTACATCAACGGCCACAGCGATGTGGTCGGTGGTGCCGTGATCGCCGCGGACCAGGCGGTGGCCGAGCAGCTGAAGTGGTGGGGTAACTGCAACGGCCAGACGGGCTCGCCGTTCGATAGCTTCCTTACCCTGCGTGGCGTGCGTACGCTGGCCGTGCGCCTGCGCGCGCACGAAGAAAACGCGCGCCGTATCGCGGATCGCCTTGAAGGGCACGATGCCGTCGAGCGCATCTACTACCCCGGCCTTGCCTCGCACGCAGGTCACGCGCTGGCGGCGCGCCAGCAGAAGGGATTCGGCGCCATGCTCAGCTTTGAGTTGCGTGGTGGCGATGATGCGATCGAGGCGTTCGTCGATGGCATCCAGTATTTCTCGCTCGCCGAATCACTCGGCGGCGTCGAAAGCCTGGTGGCCCACCCGGCCACGATGACCCACGCCGCCATGGCACCGGAAGCCCGCCGTACCGCCGGTATTGCCGACAACCTGCTGCGCCTGTCGATCGGCATTGAAGATGGCGACGACCTCATCGATGACCTCGAAGCCGCGCTTGCCCGCGCCTCGGCGGTCGCCAACATCACCTCGAAACGCAAGGTCGGCGCATGA
- a CDS encoding L-serine ammonia-lyase: MAVSVFDLFKIGIGPSSSHTVGPMRAGARFAEHWLEEKGVLERVARMRCELFGSLAMTGRGHGTDKAVLLGIEGEWPDRVDPDGIPATLERIRTTKRIRILGRHEIAFDEKADLVFNKRQKLPFHTNGMRFSAYDADGNELATRDYYSVGGGFVVNPDEAAEDRIVADTSEQPYPFSTGDQMLALCAENNLTIAQLMMRNESIWRSEEETRAGLLTIWKAMQDCVSRGLRSPGTLPGGLKVNRRAPAMAAELRAQPEAALRDPLTILDWVNLYALAVNEENAAGGRVVTAPTNGAAGIVPAVLHYYRHFCPGASEEGVVTFMLTAAAIGILYKENASISGAEVGCQGEVGVACSMAAGGLAAALGGSVTQVENAAEIGMEHNLGLTCDPIGGLVQIPCIERNAMGAVKAINASRMALKSDGKHHVSLDKVIATMRDTGRDMKDKYKETSRGGLAVNVIEC; the protein is encoded by the coding sequence ATGGCAGTCAGCGTTTTCGACCTCTTCAAGATCGGTATCGGCCCCTCGTCCTCGCACACCGTAGGCCCCATGCGGGCCGGCGCGCGTTTCGCCGAGCACTGGCTGGAAGAAAAAGGCGTCCTCGAACGCGTCGCCCGCATGCGCTGCGAACTGTTCGGCTCGCTCGCCATGACCGGCCGCGGCCATGGCACCGACAAGGCCGTGCTGTTGGGTATCGAGGGCGAATGGCCCGACCGGGTCGACCCTGATGGCATCCCGGCCACGCTCGAGCGCATCCGCACCACCAAGCGCATCCGCATCCTGGGCCGCCACGAGATCGCCTTCGACGAGAAGGCCGACCTGGTCTTCAACAAGCGCCAGAAGCTGCCGTTCCACACCAACGGCATGCGCTTCTCCGCGTACGACGCGGACGGCAACGAGCTGGCGACGCGCGACTATTACTCGGTCGGCGGCGGGTTCGTCGTGAACCCGGACGAAGCGGCTGAAGACCGCATCGTGGCTGACACCAGCGAGCAGCCGTATCCCTTCTCCACCGGCGACCAGATGCTGGCGCTCTGCGCTGAGAACAATCTCACCATCGCCCAGCTGATGATGCGCAACGAGAGCATCTGGCGTTCCGAGGAAGAGACCCGTGCCGGCCTGCTGACCATCTGGAAGGCCATGCAGGATTGCGTATCGCGCGGCCTGCGTTCGCCGGGCACGCTGCCTGGCGGCCTGAAGGTGAACCGCCGTGCCCCAGCGATGGCGGCCGAACTGCGCGCCCAGCCCGAGGCGGCCTTGCGCGATCCGCTCACCATCCTGGACTGGGTGAACCTGTACGCCCTGGCGGTGAATGAAGAAAACGCCGCCGGTGGCCGTGTCGTGACGGCTCCGACCAATGGCGCGGCCGGTATCGTGCCCGCCGTGCTGCACTATTACCGCCATTTCTGCCCGGGTGCGTCGGAGGAAGGCGTCGTCACCTTCATGCTCACGGCGGCCGCCATCGGCATCCTCTACAAGGAAAACGCCTCTATTTCGGGCGCCGAGGTCGGCTGCCAGGGCGAAGTGGGCGTGGCCTGCTCCATGGCGGCCGGCGGCCTGGCGGCAGCGCTGGGCGGCAGTGTCACCCAGGTGGAGAACGCGGCCGAGATCGGCATGGAACACAACCTGGGCCTCACCTGCGACCCGATCGGCGGCCTGGTGCAGATCCCCTGCATCGAGCGCAACGCCATGGGCGCCGTCAAGGCGATCAACGCCAGCCGCATGGCCCTCAAGAGCGATGGCAAGCACCATGTGTCGCTGGACAAGGTCATCGCCACCATGCGCGACACCGGCCGCGACATGAAGGACAAATACAAGGAAACCTCGCGCGGCGGCCTGGCCGTCAACGTCATCGAGTGTTGA
- a CDS encoding APC family permease, with amino-acid sequence MSHHHIRRDVGAFALMLTGLGSIIGSGWLFGAWHAAQLAGPGAIYAWLIGAVIILFIALTYAELGAMFPESGGMVRYGHYSHGSLVGFIAGWANWIAIVSVIPVEAEASVQYMASWPWEWAKWTKDLYVVTAGHGELTPPGLAIAVVLVFVYFFLNFWSVKLFAKSNTAITVFKLVVPAATGIALICTSFNSGNFHIGAHGGTHAIDISSILTAVAISGIVFSFNGFQSPVNLAGEARNPGRSVPFAVIGSILLATVVYVLLQVAFIGAVPPDQLAQGWAALEYASPFAQLATALLINWLAILLYADAFVSPSGTGATYTATTARMIYAMERNGHLPKIFGHINPRFGIPRPAMWLNLVVSFIFLFFFRGWGTLAAVISVSTIISYLTGPVSVMTLRRTAPELKRPLRIAGLPVLAALAFIFATELLYWAKWPLTGEIILLMVVALPIYFYYTAKSGWEDFARHLRGAWWLIVYLPVMAVISWAGSKTFGGHDYIPYGWDLAIVAVFGAVFYFWGVSSGWRTPMVEAARFHHDEEPGEPVLPPSADEAEAVTGHR; translated from the coding sequence ATGTCCCACCACCATATCCGCCGCGATGTCGGCGCCTTCGCCCTGATGCTGACCGGCCTGGGCTCGATTATCGGCTCAGGCTGGCTCTTCGGTGCCTGGCACGCCGCCCAGCTGGCTGGCCCCGGTGCCATCTACGCCTGGCTCATCGGCGCGGTCATCATCCTCTTCATCGCCCTCACCTATGCCGAACTGGGCGCCATGTTCCCCGAATCCGGCGGCATGGTGCGCTATGGCCATTATTCACACGGTTCGCTGGTGGGGTTCATCGCCGGCTGGGCCAACTGGATCGCCATCGTCTCGGTCATCCCGGTCGAGGCCGAGGCCTCGGTGCAGTACATGGCCTCCTGGCCCTGGGAATGGGCCAAGTGGACCAAGGACCTCTACGTGGTCACGGCCGGCCATGGCGAGCTCACCCCGCCGGGCCTGGCCATCGCCGTGGTGCTGGTCTTCGTCTATTTCTTCCTGAACTTCTGGAGCGTGAAGCTGTTTGCCAAGAGCAACACGGCGATCACGGTGTTCAAGCTGGTCGTGCCGGCCGCCACCGGCATCGCGCTCATCTGCACCAGCTTCAACAGCGGCAATTTCCACATCGGCGCGCACGGTGGCACGCACGCCATCGATATCTCCTCGATCCTCACGGCCGTCGCCATCTCGGGCATCGTCTTCAGCTTCAACGGCTTCCAGAGCCCGGTGAACCTGGCCGGCGAAGCCCGCAACCCGGGCCGTAGCGTCCCGTTCGCCGTCATTGGCTCGATCCTGCTGGCTACCGTGGTTTACGTACTGCTGCAGGTCGCGTTCATCGGCGCCGTCCCGCCCGATCAGCTTGCCCAGGGCTGGGCCGCGCTGGAATACGCCTCGCCGTTCGCCCAGCTGGCCACCGCGCTGCTCATCAACTGGCTGGCCATCCTGCTCTATGCGGATGCCTTCGTGAGCCCCAGCGGTACCGGTGCCACGTACACCGCGACCACGGCGCGCATGATCTACGCCATGGAGCGCAACGGCCACCTGCCCAAGATCTTCGGCCACATCAACCCGCGCTTCGGCATCCCGCGCCCGGCCATGTGGCTCAACCTGGTGGTGAGCTTCATCTTCCTGTTCTTCTTCCGCGGCTGGGGCACGCTGGCAGCGGTGATCTCGGTCTCGACGATCATTTCCTACCTCACCGGCCCGGTCAGCGTCATGACCCTGCGCCGTACGGCACCGGAACTGAAGCGCCCGCTGCGCATCGCCGGCCTGCCGGTGCTCGCCGCCCTCGCCTTCATCTTCGCCACCGAACTGCTGTACTGGGCCAAGTGGCCGCTCACGGGCGAGATCATCCTGCTGATGGTCGTGGCGCTGCCGATCTACTTCTACTACACCGCCAAGAGCGGCTGGGAAGATTTCGCCCGCCACCTGCGCGGCGCCTGGTGGCTCATCGTCTACCTGCCGGTCATGGCGGTGATCTCGTGGGCCGGTAGCAAGACCTTCGGCGGCCATGACTACATCCCGTACGGCTGGGATCTGGCTATCGTTGCTGTGTTCGGCGCGGTGTTCTATTTCTGGGGCGTGTCCTCGGGCTGGCGTACGCCGATGGTGGAGGCTGCGCGCTTCCACCACGACGAGGAGCCGGGTGAACCGGTGCTTCCGCCGAGTGCGGATGAAGCCGAGGCCGTTACCGGCCACCGTTGA
- a CDS encoding homoserine dehydrogenase, with translation MNAVVAPLSPEAPCTAVVLLGTGVVGRALLTLLATPSANSLRLVGAANSRRQHVLADGLRPAEVADALAKARDGRDNGPLLAALDESGAARKVVIDATACTKEASRHAEWLSRGYHVVTANKALAGGHLQGWRALQAASAGGAIYGDAATVGAGLPVLSTLRRLRRCGDSLLTLEGVFSGSLSWLFNQYDGSRPFSALLRDARRLGFTEPDPRSDLSGEDVARKLLIIARHAGFALGSDEVEIESLVPEALRGVETKAFLDRLEELDEPLARRHAEAKANGKVLRYLARLNQRGRARVGLVEVGLDHPASRLSGTDNQFALTTTRYHSTPLVIQGPGAGPEITAQALLGDVLAI, from the coding sequence ATGAACGCGGTGGTAGCTCCCCTTTCCCCGGAGGCTCCCTGTACGGCGGTCGTCCTGCTCGGTACCGGCGTGGTCGGTCGTGCGTTGCTCACCCTGCTTGCCACGCCCTCGGCGAACTCGCTGCGCCTGGTCGGCGCGGCCAATTCGCGCCGCCAGCATGTGCTGGCCGATGGCCTGCGCCCCGCCGAGGTCGCCGATGCACTGGCGAAGGCCCGTGACGGCCGCGATAACGGGCCATTGCTGGCCGCGCTCGACGAGAGTGGCGCGGCGCGCAAGGTGGTGATCGATGCCACCGCCTGCACGAAAGAAGCGAGCCGCCACGCGGAATGGCTCTCCCGTGGCTATCACGTGGTGACCGCGAACAAGGCGTTGGCCGGCGGTCACCTGCAAGGATGGCGCGCGCTGCAGGCGGCCTCCGCCGGTGGTGCGATCTATGGCGATGCCGCGACCGTGGGCGCGGGCCTGCCCGTGCTTTCCACGTTGCGCCGGCTGCGTCGCTGCGGCGATAGCCTGCTCACGCTCGAGGGCGTGTTCTCCGGCTCGCTGTCGTGGCTGTTCAACCAGTACGACGGTTCGCGCCCGTTCTCCGCACTGCTGCGCGATGCCCGCCGGCTGGGGTTCACCGAGCCGGATCCGCGTTCGGATCTCTCCGGCGAAGACGTCGCCCGCAAGCTGCTGATCATCGCGCGCCACGCCGGGTTCGCACTCGGTAGCGATGAGGTCGAGATCGAAAGCCTCGTCCCCGAGGCGCTGCGTGGCGTGGAGACCAAGGCATTCCTCGATCGCCTGGAAGAACTCGATGAGCCTCTCGCTCGCCGCCACGCCGAGGCGAAGGCCAACGGCAAGGTGCTGCGCTACCTCGCTCGCCTTAACCAGCGCGGTCGCGCCCGAGTCGGCCTCGTGGAAGTGGGGCTTGATCATCCGGCGTCGCGCCTCTCCGGCACGGATAACCAGTTCGCCCTCACCACCACGCGCTACCATTCCACGCCGCTGGTGATCCAGGGTCCGGGGGCGGGTCCGGAGATTACGGCCCAGGCCCTGCTGGGGGATGTGCTGGCGATCTGA
- a CDS encoding cysteine synthase A, with product MATYPTLSAGIGHTPLLLLRQASEATGCEILAKAEFLNPGGSVKDRTALGLLDDAEAQGLLRPGATVVEGTAGNTGIGLSLLGNSRGYRSLIVMPDTQSREKIDALRAAGAEVKLVPAVTWTDPNHYAATARRLADEMNAQDPGSAWFANQFDNLANRQWHEDHTGPEIWEQTGGRVDGFVCASGTGGTIAGVGRALKALSQEARQQGSRQTDVIVALADPAGSALASYVTTGEAKAEGSSITEGIGNARLTANFLDAPIDLAWSIPDTESIPEIHRLLRHEGYGVGLSSGVNIAGAIRLARHLGPGHTVVTVLCDSAMRYQAKLFNPAFLREKGIEVPGWLAAAFPG from the coding sequence ATGGCTACCTACCCCACCTTAAGCGCCGGCATCGGCCACACCCCTCTCCTGCTCCTGCGCCAGGCCTCCGAGGCCACCGGCTGCGAGATCCTGGCCAAGGCCGAGTTCCTGAACCCGGGTGGCTCGGTGAAGGACCGGACGGCCCTGGGCCTGCTGGACGACGCCGAGGCCCAGGGCCTGCTCCGCCCCGGGGCCACCGTGGTGGAAGGCACCGCCGGCAACACCGGCATCGGCCTGTCCCTGCTTGGCAACAGCCGGGGCTATCGCAGCCTCATCGTCATGCCCGATACGCAGAGCCGCGAGAAGATCGATGCCCTGCGAGCCGCCGGGGCCGAGGTGAAGCTGGTGCCCGCGGTGACCTGGACCGACCCGAACCACTACGCGGCCACCGCCCGGCGCCTTGCGGACGAGATGAATGCCCAGGATCCGGGCAGCGCCTGGTTCGCCAACCAGTTCGATAACCTGGCCAACCGCCAGTGGCACGAGGACCACACCGGGCCCGAGATCTGGGAGCAGACCGGCGGGAGGGTCGACGGCTTTGTCTGCGCATCGGGCACGGGCGGCACCATCGCCGGGGTCGGCCGGGCACTGAAGGCCCTGTCCCAGGAGGCCCGGCAGCAGGGTTCCCGGCAAACGGACGTCATCGTGGCCCTGGCCGACCCGGCAGGCTCCGCCCTGGCCAGCTACGTGACCACTGGCGAGGCCAAGGCAGAGGGCAGTTCCATCACCGAGGGCATCGGCAACGCCCGGCTTACCGCCAATTTCCTGGATGCCCCGATCGATCTGGCCTGGTCTATCCCCGACACGGAATCCATCCCCGAGATCCACCGCTTGCTGCGCCACGAGGGCTATGGCGTCGGGCTCTCCAGCGGTGTGAACATCGCCGGGGCCATCCGCCTGGCCCGCCACCTGGGCCCGGGCCACACCGTGGTCACCGTGCTATGTGACAGCGCCATGCGCTACCAGGCCAAGCTGTTCAACCCGGCATTCCTCCGCGAAAAAGGCATTGAGGTACCCGGCTGGCTGGCGGCGGCGTTCCCGGGGTAA
- the metX gene encoding homoserine O-succinyltransferase MetX, whose translation MPAEPLTVIPLSEAAVTAAPRGAADLTEQRGTRRVSITPKYGSEPVAVDVRYLWCGAPNAPTVIVQGGISATRDVCAGRERQGWWQELVSQGGAIDLSHCRVLSIDWLVPADIEGVESVSSEDQAAALAALVDELGIGRAQAFIGSSYGAMTGLAFAANHADKVKSLVLLAGAHRPHPLSTAQRSVQRGIVRLGIESGRTDEALALARQLAMTTYRGSEEFSRRFAAGPELRDGRFYFPVEDYLEHAGRRFVERFDPQRFLALSESIDLHDIAPERVHAPTTLVGFPSDRLVPLSDLCELQRRIGGTATLEVVDSPYGHDAFLKETVQLAPVLRHALNDCCGAL comes from the coding sequence ATGCCAGCAGAGCCCCTCACCGTGATCCCCCTCTCCGAAGCAGCCGTGACCGCCGCACCGCGTGGCGCCGCCGATCTCACCGAGCAGCGTGGTACCCGTCGCGTGTCCATCACGCCCAAGTACGGCAGCGAGCCGGTGGCGGTGGACGTGCGCTACCTGTGGTGCGGTGCCCCCAACGCGCCCACGGTGATCGTGCAGGGTGGTATCTCCGCCACCCGCGATGTCTGCGCGGGCCGTGAGCGCCAGGGCTGGTGGCAGGAGCTGGTGAGCCAGGGCGGTGCCATCGATCTGTCGCATTGCCGCGTCCTCTCCATCGACTGGCTCGTGCCTGCCGATATCGAAGGTGTGGAATCGGTATCCAGTGAAGACCAGGCCGCGGCGCTTGCCGCGCTCGTCGATGAGCTGGGCATCGGCCGCGCGCAGGCGTTCATCGGATCGTCGTACGGTGCCATGACCGGCCTCGCCTTCGCGGCCAACCACGCCGACAAGGTGAAATCGCTCGTGCTTCTCGCCGGTGCGCATCGCCCGCATCCGCTCTCCACGGCGCAGCGTTCGGTGCAGCGTGGCATCGTGCGCCTCGGTATCGAATCGGGCCGCACCGACGAAGCACTGGCGCTCGCACGCCAGCTGGCGATGACCACGTATCGCGGCAGCGAAGAGTTCTCGCGCCGCTTTGCCGCGGGTCCGGAACTGCGCGACGGCCGCTTCTACTTCCCGGTGGAAGATTACCTGGAGCACGCAGGCCGCCGCTTCGTCGAGCGCTTTGATCCGCAGCGCTTCCTGGCGCTGTCCGAATCGATCGACCTGCACGATATCGCGCCGGAGCGCGTGCACGCACCGACCACCCTGGTGGGCTTCCCCTCCGATCGCCTGGTGCCGCTTTCCGATCTGTGTGAACTACAGCGCCGCATCGGCGGCACCGCCACCCTCGAAGTCGTGGATTCGCCGTACGGCCACGACGCCTTCCTCAAAGAAACCGTGCAGCTCGCCCCCGTGCTGCGTCACGCACTCAACGACTGTTGCGGAGCCCTCTGA